From the genome of Hymenobacter sp. PAMC 26628, one region includes:
- a CDS encoding NAD(P)/FAD-dependent oxidoreductase, with the protein MDVLIIGGGLAGLAGALDLAQRGHAVAVVERRAYPFHRVCGEYVSNEVRPYLARLGADPAPLGLADIRRFELSSPAGRVLRSPLDLGGFGVSRYTLDEFLYRRALAAGVQFYLPATVASAAFDAATNRHAVALADGRALAPRVVLGAYGKRANLDRQLDRPFFRQRSPYLGVKYHLRLPGHARDVIALHNFRAGYAGISAIEDGKLCFCYLTTRDNLKAHGGTVAAMEKAVLHQNPHLRAIFHEAEFLYDQPEVINEISFAPKQPVEQHVLMCGDSAGLITPLCGNGMAMALHGAALASAAAHNFLNDSTSRPAMEAAYARAWQARFGARLRVGRAVQGLFGGPVLSEAVVGALAHWPAAVQGLMRRTHGAPF; encoded by the coding sequence GTGGACGTTCTCATCATCGGCGGCGGCTTGGCCGGTTTGGCCGGGGCCCTCGACTTGGCCCAGCGCGGCCACGCCGTGGCGGTGGTGGAACGCCGGGCTTACCCGTTCCACCGCGTGTGCGGCGAATACGTCAGCAACGAGGTGCGGCCATACCTGGCCCGGCTCGGGGCCGACCCGGCCCCGCTGGGCTTGGCCGATATCCGCCGGTTTGAACTGTCGTCGCCGGCCGGGCGCGTGCTGCGCAGCCCCCTCGACCTGGGCGGCTTTGGGGTGAGCCGCTACACACTCGACGAGTTTCTGTACCGGCGGGCTCTGGCGGCGGGCGTGCAGTTCTACTTGCCCGCCACGGTGGCCAGCGCGGCGTTCGATGCCGCTACGAACCGCCACGCGGTAGCCCTGGCCGACGGCCGCGCGCTGGCCCCGCGCGTGGTGCTGGGGGCCTACGGCAAGCGCGCCAACCTGGACCGCCAGCTCGACCGGCCGTTTTTTCGGCAGCGCTCGCCCTACCTCGGGGTGAAGTACCACCTGCGCCTGCCGGGCCACGCCCGCGACGTGATTGCACTGCACAACTTCCGGGCCGGCTACGCGGGCATTTCGGCCATCGAAGACGGCAAGCTGTGCTTCTGCTACCTCACCACGCGCGACAACCTGAAGGCCCACGGCGGCACCGTTGCGGCGATGGAAAAAGCAGTGCTGCACCAAAACCCGCACCTGCGCGCCATTTTTCACGAAGCCGAGTTTTTGTACGACCAGCCCGAGGTCATCAACGAGATTTCCTTCGCCCCAAAGCAGCCCGTGGAGCAGCACGTGCTGATGTGCGGCGACTCGGCCGGCCTCATCACGCCGCTGTGCGGCAACGGCATGGCCATGGCCCTGCACGGCGCAGCGCTGGCCAGCGCCGCCGCGCACAACTTCCTGAACGACAGCACCAGCCGCCCGGCCATGGAAGCGGCCTACGCCCGGGCGTGGCAGGCGCGGTTTGGGGCCCGGCTGCGCGTGGGGCGCGCCGTGCAAGGCCTGTTTGGGGGCCCCGTGCTGAGCGAGGCCGTGGTGGGGGCCCTGGCCCACTGGCCCGCCGCCGTGCAGGGCCTGATGCGGCGCACCCACGGGGCCCCGTTCTGA
- a CDS encoding T9SS type A sorting domain-containing protein, which yields MMPRLLALSFILALATGGLASGFAQPTPPRPIEAQHTAVQQTRPSTDDKMLTAYPNPSTTGFVQLTIKGQEGHRAELQVLNVIGSVVYHETITDLNDHATKSLDLSHFANGLYYVKLEGSGGNQMCKLVIR from the coding sequence ATGATGCCACGCTTACTTGCCCTTTCTTTCATCCTGGCCCTGGCCACCGGTGGCTTGGCCAGCGGATTTGCCCAGCCCACGCCACCTCGGCCCATCGAAGCCCAGCACACCGCCGTGCAGCAAACGCGCCCCAGTACCGACGATAAAATGCTGACAGCGTACCCCAACCCCAGCACCACCGGCTTCGTGCAACTCACCATCAAAGGCCAGGAAGGCCACCGCGCCGAACTGCAAGTACTGAATGTGATTGGCTCGGTCGTATACCACGAAACCATAACCGACCTCAACGACCATGCCACCAAGTCGCTCGACTTGAGCCACTTCGCCAATGGCCTATACTACGTGAAGTTGGAAGGTAGCGGAGGCAACCAAATGTGTAAGCTCGTCATCCGCTAA
- a CDS encoding IS701 family transposase, which translates to MTCTLDLYTDYLISSTGQTSATGLSRLLGGAVSHDQVTRWLSGSYLDSEQVWRQAKPLIRRAEQQRPADEFAVLIVDDSVLEKAHTDPSALICTHWDHGQGRFVKGLNFVSLLYQAGALAVPIAVELIEKTEAVWDAKTQQTKAKSKYTKNEHLRAMLRVAQQQVAYRYLLADSWYASAENLNAVRALGHHFVVALESSRTVALSEAARAQGRFQAVDTLVFPEEQPLRVFLRSVQPAVLVTRQVFTNKDGSQGVLYLVSSDTTLNQAQLAAIYQRRWKVEEYHKSLKQNASMGKSPTKTPDTQANHFFAAILAYTKLEALKLKCGIGHFRLKAQLYLTGLKAMYQQLAQFTA; encoded by the coding sequence ATGACCTGCACGCTGGACTTATACACGGATTATCTGATTAGCTCGACGGGTCAAACCTCGGCCACGGGTTTGTCGCGGTTGCTGGGCGGGGCGGTGAGCCACGACCAGGTGACGCGCTGGCTCAGTGGCTCGTACCTGGATTCCGAGCAGGTCTGGCGGCAAGCCAAGCCGCTGATTCGCCGGGCCGAGCAGCAGCGGCCGGCCGACGAGTTTGCGGTGCTTATCGTCGACGATTCTGTCCTGGAGAAGGCGCACACCGACCCCAGCGCCCTGATTTGTACGCACTGGGACCACGGCCAGGGCCGCTTTGTCAAGGGGCTTAACTTCGTGAGCCTGCTCTACCAGGCCGGCGCGTTGGCCGTGCCCATCGCCGTGGAACTCATCGAAAAAACCGAGGCCGTCTGGGACGCCAAAACCCAGCAAACCAAAGCCAAAAGCAAGTACACCAAGAACGAGCACCTGCGGGCCATGCTGCGCGTGGCCCAGCAGCAAGTGGCCTATCGGTACCTGCTGGCCGACAGTTGGTACGCCTCGGCCGAAAACCTGAATGCCGTGCGGGCCCTGGGCCACCACTTCGTCGTGGCGCTCGAATCCTCGCGCACGGTGGCCTTGAGCGAGGCCGCGCGGGCGCAAGGCCGGTTTCAGGCCGTCGATACCCTTGTTTTTCCCGAGGAGCAGCCCCTGCGCGTCTTTTTGCGGTCCGTCCAACCGGCGGTGCTCGTGACCAGGCAAGTCTTTACAAACAAAGACGGTTCGCAGGGCGTGCTCTACCTGGTCAGCAGCGACACGACCCTGAACCAAGCCCAGTTGGCGGCGATTTACCAGAGACGGTGGAAAGTCGAAGAATACCACAAATCCCTCAAACAGAATGCGTCGATGGGCAAGTCGCCCACCAAAACGCCCGACACCCAAGCCAATCATTTTTTTGCCGCTATTCTGGCTTACACCAAGTTAGAAGCGCTCAAACTCAAGTGCGGCATTGGGCATTTTCGCTTGAAAGCACAACTATATTTGACCGGACTCAAAGCCATGTACCAGCAATTAGCCCAATTCACCGCGTAA
- the pyrF gene encoding orotidine-5'-phosphate decarboxylase, whose amino-acid sequence MQQLITRVHSANTLLCVGLDPIGTDAEVAVRLRQVVAETHAYAAAFKPNLAFFLSRADGVALLKSTIQGIPADIPVILDGKFGDIANTADHYARFAYDVVGAHGVTVNPYMGDDAIRPFARPGKLVFSLAKTSNKPAHNLQDQALAHGGHLSDLAAHVARQLDEELPEAIIGLVLGATEPTAMARVRAACPRQWFLVPGIGAQGGDLAATLKAGLRKDGSGVLINASRSIWQAADAGKAAQELRDQINEFRVVKS is encoded by the coding sequence ATGCAACAGCTGATTACACGTGTTCACTCGGCCAATACGTTGCTTTGCGTGGGCCTCGATCCCATCGGCACCGACGCCGAAGTAGCGGTGCGCCTGCGCCAGGTGGTGGCCGAAACCCACGCTTACGCGGCGGCTTTTAAGCCGAATCTGGCTTTTTTCCTCAGCCGGGCAGATGGCGTGGCGCTGCTCAAAAGCACCATCCAGGGCATTCCCGCAGATATTCCGGTGATATTGGACGGCAAGTTTGGCGACATTGCCAACACGGCCGACCACTACGCCCGCTTCGCCTACGACGTGGTGGGGGCCCACGGCGTGACCGTGAACCCCTACATGGGCGACGACGCCATCCGGCCCTTTGCCCGGCCCGGCAAGCTGGTGTTCTCGCTGGCCAAAACCTCCAACAAGCCCGCCCACAACCTGCAAGACCAGGCCCTGGCTCACGGCGGCCACCTCAGCGACCTGGCCGCCCACGTGGCCCGGCAGCTTGACGAGGAGCTGCCCGAGGCCATCATCGGCCTCGTGTTGGGCGCTACTGAGCCCACGGCTATGGCCCGCGTGCGGGCCGCCTGCCCGCGGCAGTGGTTCCTGGTGCCCGGCATCGGGGCCCAGGGCGGCGACTTGGCCGCCACGCTAAAGGCCGGCCTGCGCAAAGACGGCAGCGGCGTGCTCATCAACGCCTCGCGCAGCATCTGGCAAGCGGCCGATGCTGGGAAGGCGGCGCAGGAGCTGCGCGACCAGATAAATGAGTTTCGCGTGGTTAAATCTTGA
- the pyrE gene encoding orotate phosphoribosyltransferase → MTPTLTPDLPAAEVAAILEAQLRQEDALLTGHFKLSSGLHSDTYVQCARFLRRPELAAPAMAVLAARLRAAGLVPDTVVGPAMGGVVVSYELARQLGVPSLFTERDAQGEMTLRRGFTLRPGERVIIAEDVVTTGKSTLEVARVLGEMGVEVLAVVSLIDRTGGAVKLPFPNFALLAVNAAVFDADHIPAHLAGIPAVKPGSRPEKAA, encoded by the coding sequence ATGACCCCAACCCTCACCCCCGACCTGCCCGCCGCCGAAGTGGCCGCCATCCTGGAAGCGCAGCTGCGCCAGGAAGACGCGCTGCTGACCGGCCACTTCAAGCTGTCGTCGGGCTTGCACTCGGATACTTATGTACAGTGCGCCCGCTTTTTGCGGCGGCCCGAGCTGGCGGCCCCGGCCATGGCCGTGCTGGCCGCGCGGCTGCGGGCCGCTGGCCTGGTGCCCGATACCGTGGTGGGCCCTGCCATGGGCGGCGTGGTGGTGAGCTACGAGCTGGCCCGCCAGCTGGGCGTGCCTTCACTTTTTACGGAGCGCGACGCGCAGGGCGAAATGACCCTGCGGCGCGGCTTCACGCTGCGCCCGGGCGAGCGGGTAATCATTGCGGAAGACGTAGTTACGACCGGCAAGAGCACGCTGGAAGTAGCGCGGGTTTTGGGCGAAATGGGGGTAGAAGTTTTGGCGGTGGTTTCATTAATTGACCGGACGGGTGGTGCGGTGAAGCTTCCGTTCCCGAACTTTGCGCTGTTGGCGGTGAACGCCGCCGTGTTTGACGCCGACCACATCCCGGCGCATTTGGCCGGAATTCCGGCCGTGAAGCCGGGCAGCCGGCCTGAGAAAGCCGCTTAG
- a CDS encoding phosphoribosylformylglycinamidine synthase subunit PurL: protein MTLTDLEPTTHTIQLTLKPGQHDGDGHRVAAAAARHLGLATGRVRTAARYTVRYGALDAAQLRAFATRCLADPVLHDVTLNEAVAPVPGFAAYILVARGPGVTDDEGTSVQNALADFLNEPIDTRTQHIFSKRLYLLEHDLSTADLRRLAEELLGNKMINRFEVGRVADGIRDYTPRPGGGAKAITETISLTGLSDEALVQLSKDNIYALNLVEMQAIRDEFADPVTEAMRESFGMPAEPTDCEMEIIAQTWSEHCKHKEFSARIHYWDRDTDERKWIDGLFKTYIKDATAEVDRQLRANGNDWLVKVFSDNAGAVRINADSLFVWKVETHNSPSAIDPYGGAITGILGNNRDPLATGIGGARLLFNTNVLCFGNPAYDGPLLTGQLHPRRILEGVRKGIEDGGNKSGVPTVNGAIVFDDRYRGKPLVYCGTGAVMPMQFAGLDSWEKKIDAGDRIVMAGGRVGKDGIHGATFSSIELDESAPATAVQIGSPITQKLAMDFLLIAARRGLLKCSTDNGAGGLSSSVGELAGISGGAVVELEKVPLKYPGLRPWEIFVSESQERFTLVVEPGQMAELLALGQEMEVELTDIGHFTNGGSLDVNFDGQPVARLALAFLHDGVPRKILEAEYEKPVATEPRIPAQADYTDTLRQLLGALNICSRESVIRQYDHEVKGRTIVKPLMGATGQAPQDAAVVRFNFESWEGVAVSNGILPRYGDLDAYQMSAGSFDEAVRQIIAVGGKLPNLSPGDGIFWSVNDNFCVPDSVYDPAINPDGKQKLAKLVQMCEALRDATAAYCIPLTSGKDSMKNDFKADGVKISVPPTVLYSMTAKMEDVRRAITSDFKQAGDVIYLLGETYDELGGSEFYALHGELGAQVPRVRFAEAKALYTLIGQANDQGLIQSCHDLSDGGLAVALAEATFGYGCGASVELPATELDLATQLFSESHSRFVATVAPEDVVAFEKLLAGRATRLGLVTDDGQLTVRHAGQTVIGAPTTELRHTWSNGPVNQLLGVDELAGFGESAGH from the coding sequence ATGACTTTGACGGATTTGGAACCGACTACCCATACCATCCAACTCACCCTCAAACCGGGCCAGCACGACGGCGACGGCCACCGGGTGGCGGCCGCCGCGGCGCGCCACCTGGGCCTGGCCACCGGCCGCGTGCGCACCGCCGCCCGCTACACGGTGCGCTACGGGGCCCTGGATGCTGCGCAGCTGCGCGCCTTTGCCACCCGCTGCCTCGCCGACCCTGTATTGCACGACGTAACCCTGAACGAAGCCGTGGCCCCTGTGCCCGGCTTTGCTGCTTATATCCTGGTGGCCAGGGGCCCCGGTGTGACCGACGATGAGGGCACCAGCGTCCAGAACGCGCTGGCCGACTTCCTAAACGAGCCGATTGACACGCGCACGCAGCACATTTTCAGCAAGCGCCTGTACTTGCTGGAGCACGACCTGTCCACCGCCGACCTGCGCCGCCTGGCCGAGGAGCTGCTGGGCAACAAGATGATTAACCGCTTCGAGGTGGGCCGCGTGGCCGACGGCATCCGCGACTACACGCCGCGCCCCGGCGGCGGCGCGAAAGCCATTACCGAGACGATTTCGCTCACCGGCCTCAGCGACGAGGCCCTGGTGCAGCTCTCGAAGGATAACATCTACGCCCTGAACCTAGTCGAAATGCAGGCAATACGGGACGAATTCGCCGACCCGGTCACGGAGGCGATGCGAGAATCATTCGGCATGCCGGCTGAACCTACTGATTGCGAAATGGAGATCATCGCTCAAACGTGGTCAGAGCATTGTAAGCATAAGGAATTTAGCGCACGTATTCACTACTGGGACCGTGATACGGATGAGAGAAAGTGGATTGATGGTCTCTTCAAAACCTACATCAAAGACGCCACGGCGGAAGTGGACCGCCAGCTGCGCGCCAACGGCAACGACTGGCTCGTTAAGGTGTTCAGCGACAACGCGGGGGCCGTGCGCATCAACGCCGATTCGCTGTTCGTGTGGAAGGTGGAAACGCACAACTCGCCCTCGGCCATCGACCCCTACGGCGGGGCCATCACCGGCATTTTGGGCAACAACCGCGACCCGCTGGCCACCGGCATCGGCGGGGCCCGGCTGCTATTCAACACCAACGTGCTCTGCTTCGGCAACCCCGCCTACGACGGGCCCCTGCTGACCGGCCAGCTGCACCCGCGCCGCATCCTGGAAGGCGTGCGCAAGGGCATCGAAGACGGCGGTAACAAGTCGGGCGTGCCCACGGTGAACGGCGCCATCGTGTTCGACGACCGCTACCGTGGCAAGCCGCTCGTGTACTGCGGCACCGGCGCCGTGATGCCGATGCAGTTCGCAGGCCTGGATTCGTGGGAGAAAAAGATTGACGCCGGCGACCGGATTGTGATGGCCGGCGGCCGCGTGGGCAAGGACGGCATCCACGGCGCCACCTTCTCCAGCATCGAGCTGGACGAAAGTGCCCCCGCCACGGCCGTACAAATCGGCTCGCCCATCACCCAGAAACTGGCGATGGATTTCCTGCTCATCGCCGCCCGCCGGGGCCTGCTAAAGTGCAGCACCGACAACGGTGCGGGCGGCCTGTCGTCCTCCGTGGGCGAGCTGGCCGGCATCAGCGGCGGCGCGGTGGTAGAGCTGGAAAAAGTGCCCCTGAAATACCCCGGCCTGCGGCCCTGGGAGATTTTCGTGAGCGAGTCGCAGGAGCGGTTTACGCTGGTGGTGGAGCCCGGCCAGATGGCCGAGCTGCTGGCGCTGGGCCAGGAAATGGAAGTGGAGCTGACCGACATCGGCCACTTCACCAACGGCGGCTCGCTGGACGTGAACTTCGACGGGCAGCCCGTGGCGCGCCTGGCGCTGGCGTTTCTGCACGACGGCGTGCCGCGCAAAATTTTGGAGGCCGAATACGAGAAACCCGTTGCCACTGAGCCGCGGATTCCGGCCCAAGCGGATTACACCGACACGCTGCGCCAGCTGCTGGGGGCCCTGAATATCTGCTCGCGCGAGTCGGTCATCCGGCAGTACGACCACGAGGTTAAGGGCCGCACGATTGTGAAGCCGCTGATGGGCGCCACCGGCCAGGCCCCGCAGGACGCGGCCGTGGTGCGCTTCAATTTCGAGAGCTGGGAGGGCGTGGCCGTGAGCAACGGCATTTTGCCCCGCTACGGTGATTTGGATGCCTACCAGATGTCGGCCGGCTCGTTTGATGAGGCTGTGCGCCAGATTATCGCTGTGGGCGGCAAGCTGCCCAACCTGTCGCCGGGCGACGGGATTTTCTGGTCGGTGAACGACAACTTCTGCGTGCCCGACTCGGTGTACGACCCCGCCATCAACCCCGACGGCAAGCAGAAGCTAGCCAAGCTGGTGCAGATGTGCGAGGCCCTGCGCGACGCCACGGCTGCCTACTGCATCCCGCTCACGAGCGGCAAAGACAGCATGAAGAACGACTTCAAGGCCGACGGCGTGAAGATTTCTGTGCCGCCCACCGTGCTCTATTCAATGACGGCCAAGATGGAAGATGTGCGCCGCGCCATTACCTCCGATTTCAAGCAGGCCGGCGACGTTATCTATCTATTGGGCGAAACCTACGATGAGCTGGGCGGCTCCGAGTTTTACGCCCTGCACGGCGAGTTGGGGGCCCAAGTGCCCCGGGTGCGCTTCGCCGAAGCCAAGGCGCTGTACACGCTCATCGGCCAGGCCAACGACCAGGGCCTCATCCAATCGTGCCACGACCTGAGCGACGGCGGCCTTGCCGTGGCGCTGGCCGAGGCCACGTTTGGCTACGGCTGTGGCGCTTCGGTGGAGCTGCCCGCAACGGAGCTGGACCTAGCCACACAGCTGTTTTCAGAGTCGCACTCGCGCTTCGTGGCCACCGTGGCTCCGGAGGACGTGGTGGCGTTTGAAAAATTATTGGCCGGCCGCGCCACGCGCTTGGGCCTAGTGACCGACGACGGCCAACTGACCGTGCGCCACGCTGGCCAAACGGTCATTGGGGCCCCTACTACCGAATTGCGGCATACCTGGTCAAATGGTCCTGTTAATCAATTGCTTGGTGTGGACGAGCTGGCCGGCTTCGGCGAGTCGGCCGGGCACTAA
- a CDS encoding phosphoribosylformylglycinamidine synthase subunit PurQ, whose translation MAQDSQELVHKVQLPAQDDAVRALVLTGFGINCEEEIAAAYRLAGAQATIVHLNQVLHGAVSIHDFDVLTFPGGFSFGDDLGSGVVLANKLRYRQTGPGGRTLLDDIKQFVADGKFVLGICNGFQVLVKLGLLPNLGGDVTPEVTLTHNASGRYEDRWVRLRVHPRTTTPFLKGLDVLEVPVRHGEGRLVVPDAATRGALEAAGLNCLSYIDAAGDGTSEYPHNPNGADLNCAGLTDPTGHVFGLMPHPEAFLSAFNHPDWARRRRQNPGAPEEGAGLQIFKNIVEHIAQKHSVLAN comes from the coding sequence ATGGCACAAGACTCGCAGGAGCTAGTACATAAAGTTCAACTACCGGCACAAGATGACGCAGTGCGGGCCCTCGTGCTCACCGGTTTCGGCATCAACTGCGAAGAGGAAATTGCGGCCGCCTACCGGCTCGCCGGGGCCCAGGCCACCATCGTGCACCTGAACCAAGTGTTGCACGGCGCGGTGAGCATCCACGATTTTGACGTGCTGACCTTTCCCGGCGGGTTTTCGTTTGGCGACGACCTGGGCTCGGGCGTGGTGCTGGCAAACAAGCTGCGCTACCGCCAGACGGGCCCCGGGGGCCGCACGCTGCTCGACGACATCAAGCAGTTTGTGGCCGACGGCAAGTTCGTGCTCGGCATCTGCAACGGCTTCCAGGTGCTGGTGAAGCTGGGCCTGCTGCCCAACCTGGGCGGCGACGTGACGCCCGAAGTGACGCTGACCCACAACGCCTCGGGCCGCTACGAAGACCGTTGGGTGCGGCTGCGCGTGCACCCGCGCACCACCACGCCCTTCCTCAAAGGCCTCGACGTGCTGGAGGTGCCCGTGCGCCACGGCGAAGGCCGCCTCGTGGTGCCCGACGCCGCCACCCGCGGGGCCCTGGAAGCGGCTGGCCTCAATTGCCTCTCCTATATAGATGCGGCCGGCGACGGCACCAGCGAGTACCCGCACAACCCCAACGGCGCCGACCTCAACTGCGCCGGCCTCACCGACCCCACCGGGCATGTGTTTGGCCTGATGCCGCACCCAGAGGCGTTTTTATCTGCTTTTAATCATCCTGACTGGGCCCGCCGTCGCCGGCAGAACCCAGGGGCCCCGGAAGAGGGGGCAGGCCTCCAAATTTTCAAGAACATCGTGGAGCACATTGCTCAAAAGCATTCAGTTTTAGCCAACTAA
- a CDS encoding phosphoribosylaminoimidazolesuccinocarboxamide synthase, protein MNTLPHFATPQLQLLHRGKVRDSYRIDDSTRLIVVSDRLSAFDSVLDTAVPHKGAVLNGLANFWFEKTAHIIPNHVKAMIDANAMLVKEAQPIKVEMIVRNYITGSMLRGYQKGQRTFSGVTVPDGLVKHQQFPTPIVTPTTKEESDREITPENLVSEGWVSQELYDKMAEKALELFKVGSDLLASQGIILVDTKYEFGLLNGELILIDEIHTPDSSRFWGAEDYAKNPEGAEQMDKEYVRQWLIANKVDGKYPRALTPEVAQEATNRYLDIYQRIVGQPLATADETATGGNVANRLVSNLVKAGLMKDAWVNIVMGSPADKEHCQKIRSFFEGYDVFTQLRVCSAHKNGEEIGPMAEVWNRSIEPGVIIAVAGLSNGLGGALAANVNVPVISCPPWKDYAELAMNLNSSVIMPSGTPNLTVVRPDNAAQAALRALNTPRLRERLRQDILATKAKLKAADAELKAL, encoded by the coding sequence ATGAACACCCTCCCGCATTTCGCCACCCCCCAGCTCCAACTGCTGCACCGCGGCAAAGTCCGCGACAGCTACCGCATCGACGACAGCACGCGCCTCATCGTGGTATCGGACCGCCTGTCGGCCTTCGACTCCGTGCTCGATACCGCCGTGCCGCACAAGGGCGCGGTGCTGAATGGCTTGGCCAACTTCTGGTTCGAGAAAACGGCCCACATCATCCCCAACCACGTGAAGGCGATGATTGACGCCAACGCCATGCTGGTGAAGGAAGCGCAACCCATTAAGGTGGAGATGATTGTGCGCAACTATATCACGGGTTCGATGCTGCGCGGCTACCAGAAAGGCCAGCGCACGTTCTCGGGCGTGACCGTGCCCGATGGCCTCGTCAAGCACCAGCAATTCCCCACGCCCATCGTGACGCCGACCACCAAGGAGGAGTCGGACCGCGAAATCACCCCCGAAAACCTCGTGAGCGAGGGCTGGGTGAGCCAGGAGCTGTACGACAAGATGGCCGAGAAGGCCCTGGAACTGTTCAAGGTGGGCTCCGACTTGCTAGCCTCGCAGGGCATCATCCTGGTGGATACCAAGTATGAGTTTGGCCTTCTGAACGGCGAGCTGATTCTGATTGACGAAATCCACACGCCCGACTCGTCGCGCTTCTGGGGCGCCGAGGACTACGCCAAGAACCCCGAAGGCGCCGAGCAGATGGACAAGGAGTACGTGCGCCAGTGGCTGATTGCCAACAAGGTGGACGGCAAATACCCCCGCGCCCTCACCCCCGAAGTCGCCCAGGAAGCCACCAACCGCTACCTCGACATCTACCAGCGCATCGTGGGCCAGCCCCTGGCCACGGCCGACGAAACCGCCACCGGCGGCAACGTGGCCAACCGACTGGTGAGCAACCTGGTGAAGGCCGGCCTGATGAAGGACGCCTGGGTGAACATCGTGATGGGCTCGCCTGCCGATAAGGAGCACTGCCAGAAAATCCGCTCGTTCTTCGAAGGCTACGACGTCTTCACGCAGCTGCGCGTGTGCTCGGCCCACAAAAACGGCGAGGAAATCGGCCCGATGGCCGAAGTCTGGAACCGCTCGATTGAGCCCGGCGTGATTATCGCCGTGGCCGGCTTGTCGAATGGCCTCGGGGGGGCCCTGGCGGCCAACGTGAACGTGCCCGTCATCAGCTGCCCGCCGTGGAAGGACTACGCCGAGCTAGCCATGAACCTGAACTCGTCGGTTATCATGCCCAGCGGCACGCCCAACCTCACCGTGGTGCGCCCCGACAACGCGGCCCAAGCGGCTTTGCGCGCCCTAAACACGCCGCGCTTGCGCGAGCGCCTGCGCCAGGACATTCTGGCTACCAAGGCTAAGCTGAAAGCCGCCGATGCGGAGCTGAAGGCGCTGTAG
- a CDS encoding VOC family protein, with protein sequence MTLEHVAIWTEELERLRAYYEKYFGAQSNAKYTNEGKQFQSYFLTFASGARLELMTKPDVPANLNDTVQRQHRGIIHLAFGVDTVAEVEAKAQELRHAGYPILSGPRRTGDGYYEFETLDPDNNRLEVTALA encoded by the coding sequence ATGACCCTGGAACACGTTGCTATTTGGACCGAGGAATTGGAGCGCTTACGGGCGTACTACGAAAAATACTTTGGGGCCCAATCGAATGCCAAGTACACGAACGAAGGCAAACAGTTCCAGAGCTATTTCCTGACGTTTGCTTCGGGGGCCCGGCTGGAATTGATGACTAAGCCTGACGTCCCAGCTAACCTAAACGATACCGTGCAGCGCCAACACCGGGGTATTATTCACCTGGCTTTTGGCGTAGATACCGTAGCGGAAGTGGAAGCCAAAGCCCAGGAACTGCGCCACGCGGGCTACCCTATTTTGAGTGGCCCGCGCCGCACCGGCGACGGTTATTACGAATTTGAAACCCTCGACCCCGATAATAACCGGCTAGAAGTGACAGCGCTGGCTTAA